TCGCGTTCTCACTTCTCCTCGTACCACTGGATCGCGCCCTTGAGGCCGCGCTCTTTCTGCACCTTGCGGATTTCGTCGTTGCCCGGACCGAAGTGAAAGATCGCATCGTACTCGGCGCCCGCGAGCACCGAGGCGCGGAAGCCGCGCAGATCCATCGCGCGATTGATGCCGAGCTTTTCGAGCCGGAGCTTCTGCGCCGGCACTTTCGCGACGCGGCGCGCGTAGCTGTAAGTTTCCTCTTCGAGCTTGTCGTCGGGAAACGCGCGCGTGGCGAAGCCCATGCGCTCGGCCTCGATGCCGGTGATCTTGCTGCCCGGCAGGAAGGCCAGGTACTTCGTGCGATGCGGCCCGACCATCCAGTTCCAGAACGCGCTGACATATCCCGCGCCCGCCGGGATCGACGGAAATCCGATACGCGCATTCTCCGCCACAAAGATCATGTCGCATGAGATCGCGAGCTGGCTGCCGCCCGCGAGGCAGTATCCATGCACCATCGCGATAACGGGTTTGGGCAGGTCGCGCAGGCGGAGCCAATGCTCGACGTAACGCTGCAGCGCCTGCTGATCGTGATCGACGGTGTAGCGCTCGGCGCTGCCGTCGTTGAGTCCGGCAGTCAGATCGTAGCCGGTGCAAAACGCGCGACCGGCGCCGCGGATGACGAGCACCTTGATGTCGGCGTCCTTTTCGATTTGCGTGAGCGCCTCGCCAAACTCGGCGATAAGCGCCGGCGTCATCGCGTTGAGCTTCTCAGGCCGGTTGAGCGTGAGCGTGCCGATGCGATCCTGCTTCTCAACGATGATGTTGGCGAAGGGCATGAGACGACCTCCCAATGATGCGCGCAAGGGTTGGCATTCGCCGCGATGTTCGCGCAAAAGCAGGGGCCTCGGCTAGAGGCGGTATCTGCATGAAAACCTTTAGATGACCAGAAGCCCTGACAGAGAGTGTCGGCCTGCTCACACGTGCGGGTAGGCGTCGCTGCCCATT
This Candidatus Binataceae bacterium DNA region includes the following protein-coding sequences:
- a CDS encoding enoyl-CoA hydratase-related protein; the encoded protein is MPFANIIVEKQDRIGTLTLNRPEKLNAMTPALIAEFGEALTQIEKDADIKVLVIRGAGRAFCTGYDLTAGLNDGSAERYTVDHDQQALQRYVEHWLRLRDLPKPVIAMVHGYCLAGGSQLAISCDMIFVAENARIGFPSIPAGAGYVSAFWNWMVGPHRTKYLAFLPGSKITGIEAERMGFATRAFPDDKLEEETYSYARRVAKVPAQKLRLEKLGINRAMDLRGFRASVLAGAEYDAIFHFGPGNDEIRKVQKERGLKGAIQWYEEK